A stretch of the Nicotiana tabacum cultivar K326 chromosome 6, ASM71507v2, whole genome shotgun sequence genome encodes the following:
- the LOC107826626 gene encoding protein PAF1 homolog — MASYRPFPPPSQSSFVPPPPPPQNQNPPPPPPPSQFSQNWGYGGSSSSYTQQQQNYQHPAYVPPPPPSSYPPPPPPPSAQPPPPPPPLYYSQYTQNQPPPPSSPPPSSSIPPPPPPSQPPSPPPPPSSSRPSGGEKRRDSGWREPGHGNHQAAGRSKQPGGRSVPPLPVKKAANARVETEEERRIRKKRELEKQRHEEKHRQQQLKESQNRVLQKTQMLASGMKGHGSISASHMADRRTTPLLSSERTENRLKKPTTFLCKLKFRNELPDPVAQPKLLQIPRDKDRFTKYSITSLEKMHKPELYVEPDLGIPLDLLDLSVYNPPKGERLPLAPEDEELLRDDNPITPIKKDGIKKKERPTDKGVSWLVKTQYISPLSTESAKQSLTEKQAKELRENRGGRNILENLNNRDRQLQEIEASFEACKSRPIHATNRRLQPVKVQPLFPDFDRYQDPFVLANFDSAPTADSETYNKLDKTVRDAYESQAIMKSFVATSSDADKPDKFLAYMVPAPNELTKDMYDENEDISYSWVREYHWDVRGDDADDPTTYLVAFGETEAHYMPLPTKLVLRKKRAREGKSNDEVEHFPVPSRVTVRRRKTVAAIELKEEGGYTTASKGGVSSSRRARTNDEDAVGEQQNDMHDGDQDQSSGAEYDMSD; from the exons ATGGCTTCGTATAGGCCATTCCCACCACCGTCTCAGTCGAGTTTCGTTCCTCCGCCACCGCCACCGCAGAATCAGAACCCTCCTCCTCCGCCACCGCCGTCTCAGTTCTCTCAGAATTGGGGCTACGGTGGATCTTCCTCCTCCTATACTCAGCAGCAGCAAAATTATCAACACCCTGCTTAtgttcctcctcctcctccttcttcgtATCCACCTCCACCGCCACCACCTTCAGCACAGCCTCCGCCACCACCTCCTCCACTGTATTACTCCCAGTATACCCAAAACCAGCCCCCACCTCCTTCCTCTCCTCCTCCAAGTTCTTCAAtccctcctcctcctccaccttCTCAGCCCCCGTCCCCTCCGCCACCTCCTTCATCGAGTAGGCCCAGTGGAGGCGAGAAAAGGCGAGATTCTGGTTGGCGCGAACCGGGACATGGTAATCATCAGGCTGCTGGTCGGTCTAAACAGCCAGGAGGGCGTTCTGTGCCTCCATTGCCTGTGAAGAAAGCAGCCAATGCTCGGGTTGAGACTGAAGAAGAGAGGAGGATTAGGAAGAAGAGGGAATTAGAAAAGCAAAGGCATGAAGAAAAGCATAGGCAGCAGCAACTAAAAGAATCACAGAATAGGGTTCTGCAGAAAACCCAAATGTTAGCCTCTGGGATGAAAGGTCATGGTTCTATTAGTGCATCACATATGGCTGATAGAAGGACCACCCCTTTGCTTAGTAGTGAGAGGACTGAGAACCGTTTGAAGAAGCCGACCACATTTCTTTGCAAGTTAAA ATTCAGAAATGAATTACCAGATCCAGTAGCACAACCAAAGCTTTTGCAAATACCCAGAGACAAAGATCG ATTTACTAAATACTCAATCACCTCACTGGAGAAAATGCACAAGCCTGAACTATATGTTGAACCAGACCTTGGAATACCTCTTGACCTTCTTGATCTCAGCGTATACAA TCCTCCCAAGGGTGAAAGGCTACCACTTGCACCGGAAGATGAAGAATTGTTGCGTGACGACAATCCTATCACCCCCATCAAGAAAGATggcataaaaaagaaagaaaggccAACGGACAAAGGTGTTTCTTGGCTGGTCAAAACACAATACATCTCTCCTCTTAGCACGGAGTCAGCAAAACAG TCTCTGACTGAAAAGCAAGCTAAAGAATTGCGAGAAAATAGAGGTGGCCGCAACATCTTGGAGAATCTTAACAATAG AGATAGACAACTCCAGGAGATCGAGGCTTCTTTTGAGGCATGCAAGTCACGGCCCATTCATGCGACCAATCGCAGATTGCAGCCTGTCAAAGTCCAGCCACTTTTTCCTGACTTTGATCG GTACCAAGACCCGTTTGTGCTCGCGAATTTCGATAGTGCTCCAACTGCTGACTCAGAGACCTACAACAAGTTGGATAAAACTGTTCGTGATGCATATGAATCACAG GCCATTATGAAAAGCTTCGTGGCTACAAGCTCAGACGCAGATAAACCTGATAAATTTCTGGCATATATGGTTCCAGCACCAAATGAG CTAACGAAGGATATGTATGATGAAAATGAGGATATTTCATACAGTTGGGTTCGGGAGTATCACTGGGAC GTAAGAGGTGATGATGCAGATGATCCTACTACATACCTTGTGGCCTTTGGTGAAACAGAGGCCCATTACATG CCTCTTCCAACGAAGCTTGTTTTGAGAAAAAAGAGAGCTAGAGAGGGaaaatcaaatgatgaagttgaACATTTTCCAGTACCTTCAAGAGTTACAGTAAGGAGGAGAAAAACAGTAGCTGCCATTGAACTGAAAGAAGAAGGG GGTTATACAACAGCTTCGAAGGGGGGTGTCTCAAGTTCAAGGAGAGCAAGAACCAATGACGAAGATGCTGTTGGTGAACAACAGAACGATATGCATGATGGTGATCAGGATCAATCTAGTGGAGCTGAGTATGATATGTCTGACTGA